The proteins below are encoded in one region of Microvirga ossetica:
- a CDS encoding pyridoxamine 5'-phosphate oxidase family protein → MLHKYLEIASTPAVKAAREHYGSAAQYAKLDGSLGSDGAVRNDRLGLSETEFISSRDGFYLATASEANWPYVQFRGGPSGFLRVMDKHTLGYADFRGNRQYVSIGNVAGNDRVSLFLMDYAHQRRLKIFGRMQVVDARADPKLAEKVAVPDYPGRVERAILITVEAFDWNCPQHITPRFTESEIRDALAPVYDELATLRAENDRLKRELNAVPSQPAIP, encoded by the coding sequence ATGCTTCACAAATATCTTGAGATTGCCTCGACACCGGCGGTAAAGGCTGCACGCGAGCATTATGGGAGCGCGGCCCAATACGCCAAGCTCGATGGTTCGCTCGGATCTGACGGAGCGGTGCGTAACGACCGGCTTGGGTTATCGGAAACCGAGTTCATCTCGAGCCGGGATGGGTTCTATCTCGCGACCGCGTCCGAGGCAAACTGGCCTTATGTCCAGTTCCGCGGCGGACCGAGCGGGTTCTTGCGGGTCATGGACAAGCACACGCTGGGTTATGCAGATTTCCGCGGCAACAGACAGTACGTGTCCATCGGCAACGTCGCAGGGAATGACCGCGTCTCTCTCTTTCTCATGGATTACGCCCACCAGCGTCGTTTGAAGATCTTCGGACGCATGCAGGTCGTGGACGCTCGAGCTGACCCAAAGCTCGCGGAGAAGGTCGCTGTTCCGGATTATCCAGGCCGGGTCGAGAGGGCAATTCTCATCACAGTCGAGGCTTTCGATTGGAATTGCCCGCAGCACATCACTCCGAGGTTCACAGAGTCCGAGATCCGAGATGCGCTCGCGCCGGTGTACGACGAGCTCGCGACCCTGCGGGCCGAAAATGATCGTTTGAAGCGCGAGCTCAATGCAGTTCCGTCCCAGCCGGCTATCCCGTAG
- a CDS encoding winged helix-turn-helix transcriptional regulator: MLILREALCGVERFDAMCEDLAIPRSVLADRLARLIEAGILEQTTYREPGQRSRKAYVLSETGRALIPALVALRAWAEDHLPGGRSSLRLQDKDGQEISVHLLRADGTKVEDFAGIKAVAAPQTQPSTRHRAASPRTRRSV, encoded by the coding sequence TTGTTGATTCTGCGGGAGGCGCTGTGTGGCGTCGAGCGCTTCGATGCCATGTGCGAGGATCTTGCGATTCCTCGCTCGGTCCTCGCCGACCGCCTGGCACGTCTGATCGAAGCGGGCATTCTCGAGCAGACAACCTACCGCGAGCCTGGCCAGCGCTCGCGCAAGGCCTACGTGCTATCCGAGACAGGGCGGGCGTTAATCCCGGCTCTTGTTGCACTGCGAGCGTGGGCGGAAGACCACCTTCCAGGAGGACGGTCCAGTCTACGCCTCCAGGACAAGGATGGCCAGGAAATCTCTGTGCACCTGCTGCGCGCCGACGGGACAAAAGTCGAGGACTTCGCCGGCATCAAGGCCGTGGCAGCACCGCAGACGCAGCCGTCGACCCGCCATCGTGCGGCAAGCCCTAGGACAAGGCGGTCCGTGTAG
- a CDS encoding DUF1772 domain-containing protein, with protein sequence MFLTLQVLSVFLVSIAMALALAHALELPGKMRLGKEAYLTVQPIYYPGFTTAAGFGEGGGMIAMFVLLVLTPAQSVAFWWTLAAFVVLVAMHAAYWVLTHPVNKFWLRDHEVRGFSAGFFAFDPLKRSAPAAPHEDSWMNYRDRWEYSHVLRAVLAAISLISLVIGVALCEASA encoded by the coding sequence ATGTTCCTGACTCTCCAGGTCCTCAGCGTCTTTCTCGTTTCTATTGCAATGGCACTCGCCCTGGCGCATGCGCTCGAGCTGCCCGGGAAAATGCGTCTTGGTAAGGAAGCCTACCTCACAGTGCAGCCGATCTACTATCCGGGCTTCACCACGGCTGCCGGGTTCGGTGAGGGCGGCGGCATGATCGCCATGTTTGTTCTCCTAGTTCTGACCCCCGCACAGAGCGTGGCGTTCTGGTGGACCCTGGCGGCGTTCGTCGTTCTCGTGGCCATGCATGCCGCATATTGGGTCCTCACCCATCCTGTGAACAAGTTCTGGCTTCGGGATCACGAGGTGCGAGGATTCAGCGCCGGCTTCTTCGCCTTTGATCCGCTAAAGCGATCTGCCCCGGCAGCCCCGCACGAGGATAGCTGGATGAACTACCGCGACCGGTGGGAGTACTCTCACGTCCTCCGAGCCGTGCTCGCGGCCATCAGTCTCATCTCGCTCGTGATAGGGGTCGCACTCTGCGAAGCGAGTGCGTGA
- a CDS encoding LysR substrate-binding domain-containing protein, producing MHYLDPDLLRTFLAFADSGSLVRAAEIVGRSPSAVTAQMQRLENLVGESLLTPAGRGRSLTLAGEELAGHARRILDAHQQAMLSLKGARAEGRISLATTQDFAEGGLAPLVRLFATTHPRIGLQLRVGRSIELLQAFEQGEVDVLIAMRAAPSGDEVGVLREPMVWISSVEGLATGGDELPLALLDAPCGFRSAALSALDQARRRYRIAATSQSLSGLRTAVTAGVAVTLRTTRWIGPGLVDAGKLLDLPEVGEASFSIRVRPEARASARSLGQLLHAQLMG from the coding sequence ATGCATTACCTGGATCCCGATCTCCTACGAACATTCTTGGCGTTTGCCGATTCAGGATCGCTCGTGCGTGCGGCAGAAATTGTGGGGCGCTCCCCTTCAGCCGTGACAGCACAGATGCAGCGGTTGGAAAATCTGGTCGGCGAGAGCCTTCTCACACCCGCCGGACGAGGGCGCTCCCTCACACTTGCCGGAGAGGAGCTTGCAGGGCACGCGAGACGGATTCTTGATGCTCATCAGCAGGCGATGCTCAGCCTCAAAGGTGCCCGAGCCGAAGGGCGGATCAGTCTGGCCACGACCCAAGATTTTGCGGAAGGCGGGTTGGCTCCGCTGGTCCGGCTGTTTGCCACGACCCACCCGAGAATTGGTCTCCAGCTCCGCGTCGGGCGATCGATTGAGCTTCTACAAGCCTTCGAGCAAGGAGAAGTTGACGTCTTGATTGCGATGCGAGCGGCTCCCTCGGGGGACGAGGTCGGAGTTCTTCGCGAACCGATGGTTTGGATTTCGTCGGTCGAGGGACTTGCCACAGGAGGAGATGAGTTGCCTTTGGCGTTGCTGGACGCACCGTGCGGGTTTCGGAGTGCTGCTCTGTCGGCCCTCGATCAAGCACGCCGGCGATACAGAATTGCCGCGACCAGTCAGAGCCTCTCAGGCCTTCGCACGGCTGTTACAGCTGGGGTCGCCGTGACTTTGCGCACAACCCGCTGGATTGGTCCTGGACTTGTTGATGCCGGAAAGCTTTTGGATCTTCCGGAAGTGGGAGAAGCGAGCTTTTCTATTCGGGTTAGGCCAGAGGCCCGCGCGTCCGCCCGTTCTCTTGGTCAGCTTTTACACGCCCAATTGATGGGTTGA
- a CDS encoding tautomerase family protein, whose amino-acid sequence MTLLTQVHLRKDPTITAVAVHYLDPNHWFAGGQTLARQQMNTFYLDIKVVDGTNTKQELSSYMEAIFNSLSTILGNVHTESYALVHEVPAAAYGFGGKTQEFRFITSRLRTQAGLPLT is encoded by the coding sequence GTGACACTGCTCACCCAAGTCCATTTGCGCAAAGACCCCACGATCACGGCCGTTGCCGTGCATTATCTTGACCCCAACCATTGGTTTGCGGGTGGGCAGACTCTTGCGCGGCAGCAAATGAACACTTTCTACCTCGATATCAAGGTGGTCGACGGTACTAACACAAAACAGGAACTCTCATCGTACATGGAGGCGATCTTCAACTCGCTCAGCACCATTCTCGGCAACGTCCATACAGAGAGCTATGCTCTCGTCCACGAGGTCCCGGCTGCAGCCTACGGCTTCGGCGGCAAGACGCAGGAGTTTCGCTTCATCACAAGTCGTTTGAGGACTCAAGCCGGCCTGCCCCTCACATGA
- a CDS encoding LysR family transcriptional regulator yields the protein MDRLDAMAVLVAVVEEGSLSAASRRLRAPLATVSRKVVDLERHLRTQLIVRTSRRVELTEAGRAYVAAARLILEQVEEAERAAAGEYSAPRGELHVTTPEVFGRRHLLPIALEFLAENSEITLRLFLADRQVNMVEEHIDVAVRIGHLDDSGLIATRVGAVRRVVCASPGYLTRRGVPQTPEDLKDHDGITFRGFPVAPEWRYRKDGAAFVVEPKTRLAVNATEAAIDAALSDLGIIRVLSYQVADELKSGALQEILQEFTPEPLPISLVYPDSGRLPPKVRTFLNWTAPRLRARLAALG from the coding sequence ATGGATCGTCTGGATGCCATGGCTGTGCTTGTCGCCGTTGTGGAGGAGGGCAGCCTTTCGGCTGCTTCGCGGCGCCTGCGTGCACCGCTTGCAACCGTCAGCCGCAAGGTTGTGGATCTGGAAAGGCATCTCCGAACCCAGCTGATCGTGCGCACGAGCCGACGCGTTGAACTCACGGAGGCAGGCCGTGCCTATGTCGCGGCAGCCAGGCTCATCCTCGAGCAGGTCGAAGAGGCTGAGCGTGCCGCAGCCGGCGAGTACAGCGCACCTCGCGGGGAACTGCATGTCACAACGCCTGAGGTATTCGGGCGGCGGCACCTGCTCCCGATCGCCCTGGAGTTTCTTGCTGAGAATTCTGAGATTACCCTGCGGCTCTTCCTCGCTGACAGGCAGGTCAATATGGTCGAGGAGCATATTGACGTCGCAGTGCGTATCGGACACCTGGACGACAGCGGGTTGATTGCAACACGCGTTGGGGCCGTCCGTCGGGTGGTCTGCGCGAGCCCCGGTTACCTCACCCGCCGTGGCGTGCCACAGACGCCGGAAGATCTCAAGGACCATGACGGGATCACATTCAGGGGATTTCCGGTCGCACCCGAATGGAGATACCGGAAGGACGGCGCCGCCTTCGTGGTCGAGCCGAAGACCCGGCTTGCAGTCAACGCAACAGAGGCCGCCATAGACGCAGCCTTGTCCGACCTCGGCATTATCCGTGTGCTTTCCTATCAGGTCGCAGATGAGTTGAAGTCGGGTGCACTTCAGGAAATCTTGCAAGAGTTCACGCCAGAGCCTTTGCCGATCAGTCTCGTCTACCCCGACAGCGGACGTCTGCCCCCGAAGGTCAGAACATTCCTGAACTGGACCGCTCCAAGGCTCCGGGCGCGACTTGCTGCCCTCGGCTAA
- a CDS encoding MBL fold metallo-hydrolase has product MIELSRRTLGLGLAASALATGPFSTTAGAATAPSPVTPVKAALPFGQLRIGRFTVTALADGYADMPFGYFPGRSAQEIEASAKAQFAARPSGIRFLFNQYLIEDGAHRVLIDTGPGGSLGQSGQLPQALAAVGLDRDQIDAVIVTHMHQDHIGGLVAGGKANFSRAELYIDRRDVAHWTDPAKQAAAPDYLQNSFKLSADVLRLYPKLQAIDGEREIVRGVSIVDLTGHTPGHIGVRIADAGQSLLMVSDMLFPVVHPTATDINFLFEQDRAAAQAMRARFFPRAAEEGTLIAATHMPFPGLGRIVSDNGHLRWVAAAWAYQD; this is encoded by the coding sequence ATGATTGAGTTGTCCCGCCGAACCCTTGGCCTTGGCCTCGCTGCAAGTGCTCTCGCAACGGGCCCATTCTCAACAACTGCCGGTGCCGCAACGGCCCCGTCGCCTGTCACACCGGTGAAAGCGGCTCTGCCGTTTGGCCAGTTGCGGATTGGTCGGTTTACGGTGACCGCACTCGCCGATGGCTATGCGGACATGCCGTTCGGGTATTTCCCCGGCCGAAGCGCGCAGGAGATCGAGGCGTCTGCGAAGGCGCAGTTCGCGGCGAGGCCCTCCGGCATTCGCTTCCTGTTCAACCAGTATCTGATCGAGGATGGTGCGCATCGGGTCTTGATCGATACCGGACCTGGTGGTTCGCTCGGACAATCGGGACAGCTTCCACAGGCGCTCGCCGCCGTGGGGCTCGATCGTGATCAAATTGATGCGGTGATCGTCACCCACATGCACCAAGACCATATCGGTGGTCTTGTTGCCGGAGGAAAAGCAAACTTTTCCCGTGCGGAGCTCTACATCGACCGGCGCGATGTTGCCCACTGGACAGATCCAGCCAAGCAGGCCGCTGCCCCTGATTATCTCCAGAACAGCTTCAAGCTCTCCGCGGACGTACTGCGCCTCTACCCCAAGCTGCAGGCCATCGACGGCGAGCGTGAGATCGTGCGCGGTGTCTCCATTGTCGACCTCACCGGTCACACGCCAGGCCACATCGGGGTCCGCATCGCGGATGCGGGACAAAGCCTTCTCATGGTATCCGACATGCTCTTTCCCGTCGTTCACCCGACGGCGACTGACATCAACTTCCTCTTTGAACAAGACCGGGCCGCGGCCCAGGCTATGCGGGCCCGCTTTTTCCCGCGTGCCGCCGAGGAAGGCACCCTGATCGCGGCGACGCATATGCCCTTCCCTGGCCTCGGGCGGATTGTCTCCGATAACGGTCACCTGCGCTGGGTTGCTGCCGCATGGGCCTACCAGGATTGA
- a CDS encoding TetR/AcrR family transcriptional regulator → MSDALTLLDRDGLEALNMRGLAKHLGVTPMALYNHVSNKEDLLHGIAATVIDQLQFECDSDDWWEQIRACFRELRQACLAHPGLVRLVETAEVLPASIFRPMELTLAALQRAGIGPEDALRAYFLLTNFTIGQVSYQIRGPFRGVDPTEAMRHGRLPAVTFPASAAAVEPAALRGWDFEAAFEFGLTVILSGLTCVARPSGTGEQRPE, encoded by the coding sequence TTGAGCGACGCGCTGACCCTGCTCGACCGCGACGGCCTGGAGGCTCTCAACATGCGTGGCTTGGCTAAGCATCTCGGGGTGACTCCCATGGCGCTCTACAACCATGTGAGCAACAAGGAGGACTTGCTGCACGGGATTGCCGCGACCGTGATCGACCAGTTGCAGTTTGAGTGCGACAGTGATGATTGGTGGGAGCAGATCCGCGCCTGCTTCCGGGAACTCAGACAGGCCTGCCTGGCCCATCCCGGACTGGTCCGACTCGTTGAAACAGCCGAGGTATTGCCGGCTTCCATCTTTCGACCGATGGAGCTCACCCTGGCGGCGCTGCAACGGGCCGGCATAGGCCCGGAAGACGCCTTGCGGGCTTATTTTCTGCTGACGAATTTTACCATCGGTCAGGTCTCCTACCAGATCAGGGGGCCGTTTCGGGGTGTGGATCCGACCGAGGCGATGCGGCATGGGAGGCTTCCAGCCGTTACCTTCCCGGCCTCCGCTGCTGCCGTGGAGCCCGCGGCACTCCGTGGGTGGGACTTTGAAGCAGCGTTCGAGTTCGGTCTCACGGTCATCCTTTCCGGCCTCACATGCGTTGCCCGGCCAAGTGGGACCGGCGAGCAGCGACCTGAATGA
- a CDS encoding adenylate/guanylate cyclase domain-containing protein — translation MRVLHRQLNEVTGGADNPAQRLLHQAEVAAERQTGILRIAIGAGLLVTLELVALHVPRGAIATLREIDAARITVIGLALVGVFSLVCLRRGYPVQRLSYVTATADALLILGNLSFSLFAFGIPGNFFSLFPGIWIVPIALAATALRYRPALQIYVAILYVFGLTALMLLAGIIPVDQRPAVLAQLSMGFGLPPNAIRLVMIAIAATVLVVVASRGRQLLQEAVRETTVRLDLTRFLPQELAPVLTDPAFSELRTGRRQTVALLFVDVRGSTAMAEHLDSARFATFMSAFRRRVMDAADRHGGVVDKFIGDGALIVFGLPYPSPEDAARALACARTLDGLIARWNAKRQFDPPVTVGIGVHVGEVFCGVVGDARRLEFTVMGDPVNVAARLQEATKEHGMPILASDAIVRAASEEGLWREVVRAPLRGRREALGLMAPLAS, via the coding sequence TTGAGGGTACTGCATCGACAACTCAATGAGGTGACGGGCGGCGCCGATAACCCGGCACAACGCCTGCTCCACCAGGCCGAGGTCGCAGCGGAGCGGCAGACAGGCATTCTGCGTATTGCGATCGGTGCGGGACTGCTCGTGACATTGGAGCTTGTTGCACTCCATGTCCCTCGAGGAGCGATTGCTACCCTCCGCGAGATCGACGCGGCGCGGATCACCGTGATCGGCTTGGCCTTAGTTGGGGTCTTTTCCTTGGTGTGTCTTCGTCGCGGCTATCCGGTCCAGCGGCTATCCTACGTGACAGCGACAGCAGATGCCCTGTTGATCCTGGGAAATCTCAGCTTCAGCCTGTTTGCATTCGGGATCCCAGGAAACTTCTTCTCACTCTTCCCAGGCATTTGGATTGTCCCAATCGCTCTTGCCGCCACCGCGCTGCGCTACCGGCCGGCATTGCAGATCTATGTCGCGATCTTGTACGTCTTCGGCCTAACTGCATTGATGCTGCTGGCTGGCATTATCCCTGTTGACCAGCGTCCAGCAGTCCTGGCGCAGTTGTCCATGGGGTTCGGCCTTCCCCCCAACGCCATCCGATTGGTCATGATTGCGATAGCGGCCACCGTTCTCGTCGTTGTAGCGAGCCGCGGACGCCAGCTGCTCCAGGAGGCTGTCCGGGAAACGACGGTGCGCCTCGATCTCACGCGGTTTCTGCCACAGGAACTCGCCCCAGTCCTGACCGACCCGGCGTTCTCGGAGTTGCGCACAGGGCGGCGCCAGACAGTCGCGCTCCTCTTTGTGGATGTGCGAGGCTCGACTGCTATGGCCGAGCATCTGGATTCGGCCCGCTTCGCCACCTTCATGAGCGCGTTTCGTCGGCGCGTCATGGATGCCGCCGACCGCCATGGAGGTGTTGTCGACAAGTTCATTGGCGACGGGGCGCTGATTGTCTTCGGCCTCCCTTACCCATCGCCCGAGGACGCAGCCCGGGCACTGGCATGTGCCCGCACGCTCGATGGTCTCATCGCCCGCTGGAATGCAAAGCGGCAATTCGATCCCCCTGTGACGGTCGGGATTGGGGTGCATGTCGGCGAGGTCTTCTGTGGCGTTGTCGGGGACGCCAGGCGTCTTGAGTTCACCGTCATGGGCGACCCGGTCAATGTGGCAGCGCGCCTGCAAGAGGCAACGAAGGAGCACGGCATGCCGATCCTTGCCTCCGATGCGATCGTTCGAGCTGCGAGCGAGGAGGGACTCTGGCGTGAGGTGGTCCGAGCTCCGCTGCGAGGCCGTCGCGAGGCGTTGGGATTGATGGCTCCCTTAGCATCCTAA
- a CDS encoding YbfB/YjiJ family MFS transporter, translated as MPTSSQTRPWPKAGSGEALIVLSLALAPAIGLGITRFAYALLLPDMRASLGWSYAEAGWMNTSNALGYFLGALVASRVIARSGAFAVMASGTAACVASLGLCVGFVDFWGLNAARFIAGLGGSFSFVAGGVLAAHVAHRHPDRGAFLLALFYAGPGLGIFLSGVSVPLLLSWEGPRTWQDAWGALALLSLLLSLGLILARGQQEQEAGNGRQAAPVTRIVPLLSGYFLFGAGYIAYMTFMIAWVQESGHGAFAQAQFWSLIGLAAMASPWLWSDVLASQKHGRAFALLMAVTAIGAALPMVSSSMPALLISAAVFGSTFFSVVAATTAFVRRNLPRSAWASAIGALTVTFGVGQTVGPVAIGALTDLTGALSGGLWTSVVLLILGAGIGIMQRDLA; from the coding sequence ATGCCGACCTCGTCCCAAACCCGGCCCTGGCCGAAAGCTGGATCGGGCGAAGCACTGATCGTGCTGTCCTTGGCGCTCGCTCCGGCGATCGGGCTCGGGATCACGCGGTTTGCCTATGCACTCCTGCTGCCCGATATGCGGGCCAGCCTCGGATGGAGCTATGCCGAGGCGGGCTGGATGAACACCTCGAACGCCCTGGGATACTTTCTGGGCGCCCTGGTGGCATCGCGTGTGATCGCTCGAAGCGGGGCGTTTGCCGTGATGGCAAGCGGAACAGCCGCGTGTGTTGCCTCGCTCGGGCTCTGCGTCGGCTTTGTCGACTTCTGGGGCCTCAATGCAGCCCGCTTCATTGCCGGCCTCGGCGGCAGCTTCTCGTTTGTGGCGGGGGGCGTACTGGCCGCTCATGTGGCCCATCGTCATCCGGACCGAGGCGCATTTCTGTTGGCCTTGTTCTACGCCGGGCCGGGTCTTGGAATCTTCCTGTCCGGGGTGTCGGTGCCGCTGTTGTTATCATGGGAGGGTCCGCGCACCTGGCAGGATGCCTGGGGGGCTCTCGCGCTGCTGTCACTTCTGCTATCGCTCGGCCTAATCCTGGCCCGTGGACAGCAGGAACAGGAGGCAGGAAACGGCCGTCAGGCCGCTCCGGTCACACGGATCGTCCCGCTTCTGAGTGGGTATTTTCTGTTCGGCGCCGGCTACATCGCCTACATGACCTTCATGATCGCCTGGGTCCAGGAGAGCGGGCATGGGGCGTTCGCCCAAGCCCAGTTCTGGTCCCTGATCGGCTTGGCTGCGATGGCATCGCCGTGGCTGTGGTCGGACGTGCTTGCGTCGCAGAAGCACGGGCGAGCCTTCGCCCTGTTGATGGCAGTGACAGCGATTGGCGCAGCCCTTCCAATGGTCTCAAGCAGTATGCCAGCGCTCTTGATCTCGGCCGCCGTGTTTGGCTCAACGTTCTTTTCGGTTGTTGCGGCCACGACCGCGTTTGTCCGTCGTAACCTTCCCCGCTCGGCCTGGGCATCCGCCATCGGTGCGCTGACCGTTACCTTCGGCGTGGGGCAGACCGTCGGTCCAGTCGCCATCGGAGCGCTGACCGACTTGACAGGAGCGCTGTCCGGCGGTCTCTGGACGTCTGTCGTATTACTGATCCTAGGGGCCGGGATCGGCATCATGCAACGCGATCTCGCCTGA